From the Anopheles coustani chromosome X, idAnoCousDA_361_x.2, whole genome shotgun sequence genome, one window contains:
- the LOC131269577 gene encoding uncharacterized protein LOC131269577 has translation MMMDSRWGFQTGGWMERSPTRSLSRVNYYADYGRDWECRAKPGVPGYGCHVPKKSWNEKHMWNIAGDSIIQLLIEQIEGYKMPTQGLKIHCETHARHIPP, from the exons ATGATGATGGACTCTCGGTGGGGCTTCCAAACCGGTGGATGGATGGAAAGATCACCCACCCGGTCCCTATCGCGGGTCAACTATTATGCGGATTATGGACGCGATTGGGAATGTAGAGCGAAACCAGGTGTTCCGGGATACGGTTGCCATGTCCCGAAGAAGAGCTGGAATGAGAAGCACATGTGGAACATAGCTGGTGATAGCATTATTCAGCTTCTGATAGAGCAAATTGAAGGATACAAGATGCCAACGCAAGGG CTAAAAATACACTGTGAAACACACGCACGGCATATTCCGCCCTGA